From Pleurocapsa sp. PCC 7319:
CCACTATTTACTTGAACAACTCCGTCAAGGAAAACATCCCCCTACAATCAGATTTTATACTTGGAATCCCCCTGCTATTTCCTTAGGTTATCACCAACAAGAATACCCTTCTGATTGGAACAATTTAAGTTTCCAAGGACAACATATAGATATTGTGTACCGTCCTACAGGAGGTAGAGCTGTGCTACACCAAGGGGATTTAACTTATATGGTAGTAACTTCTCTTATTCCAGGAAAACGTTTAGAAGCATATAAACAAATTTGTCAATTTTTAATTTCTGGCTGGCGATCGCTAGGTGTCAACTTAGACTACGGAAGAGCAACTAAAGAATATATCAAATATCATAATTGTTTTGCTACTGCCACGGGTTCGGATTTGGTAACAGAAGCAGGCAATAAAGTTATTGGTAGTGCGCAGTTGCGACGTGGGAAAGCAATTTTACAGCACGGCTCAATGATCGTCAACACAGATCAAAAGCTTTACAGACAAGTTTTTAACACTTCTTTAAAAGAAAATTTATCAACAACAATTAGTTGGGATCGCGATTGTGGTCAATTTAGTAGTCAATCTGATTATAATTGGTCAAAAATAATACAAAACTTAACTCAAGCTGCCAGAGCAACTTTTAAGATTGATATAGTAGAACAACCTTTATCTACTGAGGAA
This genomic window contains:
- a CDS encoding biotin/lipoate A/B protein ligase family protein, whose amino-acid sequence is MNPCWRFIPPLETSGAMQMAIDHYLLEQLRQGKHPPTIRFYTWNPPAISLGYHQQEYPSDWNNLSFQGQHIDIVYRPTGGRAVLHQGDLTYMVVTSLIPGKRLEAYKQICQFLISGWRSLGVNLDYGRATKEYIKYHNCFATATGSDLVTEAGNKVIGSAQLRRGKAILQHGSMIVNTDQKLYRQVFNTSLKENLSTTISWDRDCGQFSSQSDYNWSKIIQNLTQAARATFKIDIVEQPLSTEEWQYIASEFSLLRY